A single window of Opitutaceae bacterium DNA harbors:
- a CDS encoding NADH-quinone oxidoreductase subunit D, protein VNDKERLYELGGTLPDDHFKWDKKKAAEQAAAAGGHD, encoded by the coding sequence GGTGAATGACAAGGAGCGCCTCTATGAATTGGGAGGCACGCTTCCCGACGACCATTTCAAGTGGGACAAAAAGAAAGCAGCCGAGCAGGCGGCCGCGGCCGGCGGGCATGACTGA